A section of the Xiphias gladius isolate SHS-SW01 ecotype Sanya breed wild chromosome 10, ASM1685928v1, whole genome shotgun sequence genome encodes:
- the LOC120795742 gene encoding claudin-20 — MASTGMQIFGFVLALLGIMGAMVATVLPNWKVSADVGSNIITAISQMQGLWMDCTWYSTGMFSCTLKYSVLSLPAYLQTARTTMVLCCVLAAMGLCLATLGLKCTRWGGGRRSKRHAAIASGGCFVAAGFLCLVPASWFTNEVITNFLDSSVPESNKFEPGGAVYVAFISAGFLFVGGSIFCMSCSGKRHGPQDLVLLPPPDKLLLQQQQQQLLQQQQELQHQYCSLSPLDNKTGYSLQDYV, encoded by the coding sequence ATGGCATCCACGGGCATGCAGATATTTGGATTTGTCCTAGCGCTGTTGGGCATCATGGGTGCTATGGTGGCCACCGTGCTGCCCAACTGGAAGGTTAGCGCAGATGTGGGCTCCAACATCATCACAGCAATCTCCCAGATGCAGGGACTGTGGATGGACTGCACATGGTACAGCACAGGCATGTTCAGCTGCACACTTAAGTATTCGGTGCTTTCACTACCTGCGTACTTGCAGACTGCCCGCACCACCATGGTGCTGTGCTGTGTGCTGGCTGCCATGGGCCTCTGCCTTGCCACCCTAGGACTAAAATGCACACGTTGGGGGGGTGGACGGCGCTCCAAGCGACACGCTGCAATTGCCAGTGGAGGCTGCTTTGTCGCTGCAGGCTTTCTGTGTCTGGTGCCTGCTTCCTGGTTTACCAATGAGGTCATCACCAACTTCCTGGACTCCAGTGTGCCCGAGAGCAATAAGTTTGAGCCTGGGGGCGCTGTGTACGTGGCCTTTATTTCCGCAGGATTCCTTTTTGTTGGGGGGTCCATCTTCTGTATGTCCTGCTCAGGAAAGAGGCATGGCCCCCAGGACCTGGTCCTGCTCCCTCCCCCTGACAAACtgctgctccagcagcagcagcaacagctgctccagcagcagcaggagctccAGCACCAGTActgctctctctccccattAGACAATAAGACTGGCTACAGCCTGCAGGACTATGTGTAA